In one Coccinella septempunctata chromosome 6, icCocSept1.1, whole genome shotgun sequence genomic region, the following are encoded:
- the LOC123316022 gene encoding alkaline phosphatase-like: MVSVLIRSLTSSEQHSFFSDGIAFGIEELLFNTGPDSKVSDIDGQPYTTILYGNGPGFAIPRIVPMNTTTATEDKNQVHGSAVPRQWGTHGGEDVPVYALGPLATILFTGTFDQSYIPHAIAYSACLGEHRLRCQGLDNYTAPQIPTCVGPDLSNVPGVGGSASGSGAPVVVASSVKADDSGSRTKSGAADIFSLVFHLLCLSIGLNFAVT; the protein is encoded by the exons aTGGTTTCGGTCCTCATCCGATcattgacctcatcagagcaacatagcttcttctccgatggaataGCGTTTGGAATTGAAGaactcttattcaatactg GTCCAGACAGTAAAGTCTCCGATATCGACGGCCAACCCTACACAACCATCCTCTACGGAAACGGACCTGGCTTCGCCATTCCCCGAATAGTACCGATGAACACCACCACCGCCACCGAGGACAAGAACCAAGTGCATGGCTCGGCAGTGCCTCGCCAGTGGGGCACGCACGGAGGAGAGGACGTACCTGTCTACGCCCTGGGACCCCTAGCCACCATTTTGTTCACCGGAACCTTCGACCAGAGCTACATCCCCCACGCCATAGCCTACAGCGCCTGTCTGGGGGAGCACCGGTTGAGATGCCAAGGTCTAGACAACTATACAGCCCCCCAAATACCTACCTGCGTCGGTCCGGACCTGTCCAACGTACCGGGAGTGGGGGGTAGTGCCAGTGGCAGCGGAGCACCGGTGGTCGTTGCCAGTAGTGTTAAGGCGGACGACAGTGGTTCGCGGACGAAATCGGGTGCTGCAGACATTTTCTCGTTGGTCTTTCACCTTCTATGTTTGTCTATCGGATTGAACTTCGCTGTGACGTAA